The proteins below are encoded in one region of Pirellulales bacterium:
- a CDS encoding CusA/CzcA family heavy metal efflux RND transporter: AGVASLVSLNFDAFPDTTPVQVQINTPAPALVPEEIERLITFPVELAIGGIAGLEEVRSVSQFGLSSVIARFRDGTDVYLARQQINERLSTVEVPDGIERPTMGPVATGLGEVLHYSLTSKTRDLKELRVLHDWVIKPKMRAVSGVAEVNSWGGLEKQYQVRIDPVRLLRHEIAFDQVVEAVRGNNLNVGGGNIDENRTGEMLLVQGVGRTSTVEQIENIVVTALEGVPIRVRDVADVTIGHQLRKGAVTANGQGEVVLGLGFMLMGENSYAVTHRLKDRLEQVKKTLPADVKVETVYDRTRLVDQVIATVRGNLFEGALLVTAIVFIFLGNLRAGLIVALAIPFSMLFAFCGMYQIGIAGTLLSLGAIDFGIVVDSSLVVIENILRRIAHAGENDTALVRDATIEVRQPTTFGQLIIMIVYLPILSLQGVEGRMFRPMALTVILVLIGSLILSLTLMPVLASLLLPKHIDETDPLIVRLAKRLYQPFLTLALRARMPIMAVAGVSLAVAGALALTMGTEFVPRLSEGDIVVGILRPAGTHLKEAVSINNKMERLLLEAFPDEISHTWSRAGAPEVATDAGDVQVAEMFVSLKPRDRWTKAKTQSDLMALMDGVIGHFPGQTVWLTQPIEQRINEMVSGVRADVALKLFGDDIDTLVEKGRELEKALGGVPGCVDLASEQIKGQPILQVKVDQDRIARYGVAAKTVLALVESIGDKSLGEVIEGQLRFPLAARLPDNMRDNPQAIADILLLTSTHERLPLSALADVQRVSGPKMISREWSKRRLTVQCNVRGRDIGSFIAEAQKRVGDSVKLPEGYTIQWGGQFENMQRAQRRLMIVVPLALSLIVLLLYVTYRNTIDTICVFTSVPMACIGGIAFLWFREMPISISAAVGFITLSGVSVLNSMVFVSALRDLLRGGLTSNEAIFEAAISRLRTVMMTALVASVGFAPMALSTSMGAEVQRPLATVVIGGVISSTAMTLFVLPVLYSLLLRPGKSAAEAH; the protein is encoded by the coding sequence TCGCGGGCGTGGCGTCCCTGGTCTCGCTCAACTTCGACGCCTTCCCCGACACCACGCCCGTCCAAGTGCAAATCAACACCCCGGCGCCCGCACTGGTGCCCGAGGAAATCGAACGCCTGATCACCTTTCCGGTGGAGCTGGCCATCGGCGGTATCGCCGGGCTCGAGGAAGTGCGCTCGGTTTCGCAGTTCGGCCTGTCGAGCGTCATCGCCCGTTTTCGCGACGGCACCGACGTTTACCTGGCCCGCCAGCAGATCAACGAGCGGCTCTCGACCGTCGAAGTGCCCGACGGCATCGAGCGCCCCACGATGGGCCCCGTGGCCACGGGACTGGGCGAAGTGCTGCACTATTCCCTCACCAGCAAGACGCGCGACTTGAAAGAGCTGCGCGTGCTGCACGACTGGGTCATCAAACCCAAAATGCGCGCCGTCAGCGGCGTGGCCGAAGTAAACTCCTGGGGCGGGCTGGAAAAACAGTACCAGGTGCGCATCGACCCGGTGCGGTTGCTGCGCCACGAAATCGCTTTCGACCAGGTGGTCGAGGCGGTGCGCGGCAATAACCTCAACGTGGGTGGCGGCAACATCGACGAAAACCGCACGGGCGAAATGCTGCTCGTGCAGGGCGTCGGCCGCACGTCCACCGTCGAGCAAATCGAAAACATCGTCGTCACGGCCCTGGAAGGCGTGCCGATCCGCGTCCGCGACGTGGCCGACGTCACCATCGGCCACCAGCTCCGCAAGGGCGCCGTCACGGCCAACGGCCAGGGCGAAGTCGTCCTCGGACTGGGCTTCATGCTCATGGGCGAAAACAGCTACGCCGTCACCCATCGCCTCAAAGACCGCCTCGAACAAGTCAAAAAGACGCTCCCGGCCGACGTCAAGGTCGAGACCGTCTACGACCGCACCCGCCTGGTCGACCAGGTGATCGCCACGGTCCGCGGCAACCTCTTCGAAGGCGCGCTGCTGGTGACCGCCATCGTGTTCATCTTCCTCGGCAATCTGCGGGCCGGTCTGATCGTCGCCCTGGCGATTCCCTTTTCGATGCTGTTCGCCTTTTGCGGCATGTATCAAATCGGCATCGCCGGCACGCTCTTGAGCCTGGGCGCCATCGATTTCGGCATCGTCGTCGACAGCTCGCTAGTGGTCATCGAAAACATCTTGCGGCGCATCGCCCACGCCGGCGAAAACGATACGGCGCTGGTGCGCGATGCCACGATCGAAGTCCGCCAGCCCACGACGTTCGGTCAGTTAATCATCATGATCGTGTACTTGCCGATTCTCAGCCTCCAAGGCGTCGAAGGGCGCATGTTCCGCCCCATGGCGCTGACGGTCATCCTGGTGCTCATCGGCTCGCTGATTCTCTCGCTCACCTTGATGCCCGTGCTGGCCAGCCTGCTGCTGCCCAAGCACATCGACGAAACCGATCCGCTCATCGTCCGCCTGGCCAAGCGGTTGTATCAGCCGTTCCTGACGCTCGCCTTGCGGGCCCGCATGCCGATCATGGCCGTGGCGGGCGTTTCGTTGGCCGTGGCCGGCGCGCTAGCCCTGACCATGGGCACCGAGTTCGTGCCTCGCTTGTCGGAAGGCGACATCGTCGTCGGCATCCTCCGCCCCGCGGGCACGCACCTCAAGGAAGCCGTGTCGATCAACAACAAGATGGAGCGGCTGCTCCTCGAGGCATTCCCCGACGAGATTTCGCATACATGGAGCCGAGCCGGCGCGCCCGAGGTCGCCACCGACGCCGGCGACGTGCAAGTGGCCGAAATGTTCGTTTCGCTCAAGCCACGCGACCGCTGGACCAAGGCCAAAACGCAGTCGGACCTGATGGCGCTGATGGACGGCGTCATCGGCCACTTCCCGGGCCAGACGGTGTGGCTCACGCAGCCCATCGAGCAGCGGATCAACGAAATGGTCTCCGGCGTCCGCGCCGACGTGGCCCTCAAGCTCTTCGGCGACGACATCGACACGCTCGTCGAAAAGGGTCGCGAGCTGGAAAAGGCTCTGGGCGGAGTGCCCGGCTGCGTCGACCTGGCCAGCGAACAAATCAAGGGGCAGCCCATCTTGCAAGTCAAGGTCGACCAGGACCGCATTGCCCGCTATGGCGTGGCCGCCAAGACGGTGCTGGCACTTGTCGAATCGATCGGCGACAAGTCGCTGGGCGAAGTCATCGAGGGGCAGTTGCGTTTCCCGCTGGCGGCGCGCCTGCCCGATAACATGCGAGACAATCCGCAAGCGATCGCCGACATTCTGCTGCTCACCTCGACGCACGAGCGGTTGCCGCTGTCGGCCCTGGCCGACGTGCAGCGGGTGTCGGGCCCCAAGATGATCTCGCGCGAGTGGAGCAAACGCCGCCTGACCGTGCAGTGCAACGTCCGCGGCCGCGACATCGGCAGCTTCATTGCCGAGGCCCAAAAGCGCGTCGGCGACTCGGTCAAACTGCCCGAGGGCTACACGATTCAATGGGGCGGCCAGTTCGAGAACATGCAACGGGCTCAGCGGCGGCTGATGATCGTCGTGCCCCTGGCCTTGAGCCTGATCGTGCTGCTGCTCTATGTCACCTATCGCAACACGATCGACACGATCTGCGTGTTCACCAGCGTGCCGATGGCCTGCATCGGCGGCATCGCCTTCCTCTGGTTCCGCGAAATGCCGATCTCGATTTCGGCCGCCGTCGGTTTCATCACGCTGTCCGGCGTCTCGGTGCTTAACAGTATGGTGTTCGTCTCGGCGCTGCGCGATCTGCTGCGCGGCGGCCTGACGTCGAACGAGGCCATCTTCGAAGCCGCCATCTCGCGGCTCCGCACGGTGATGATGACCGCCCTGGTCGCCAGCGTGGGCTTCGCGCCCATGGCTCTGAGCACTAGCATGGGCGCCGAGGTGCAGCGCCCGCTGGCCACGGTGGTCATCGGTGGCGTCATCAGCAGCACGGCCATGACGCTGTTCGTCTTGCCCGTGCTCTACAGCCTGCTGCTCCGC